In Vibrio gallicus, a single window of DNA contains:
- a CDS encoding LytS/YhcK type 5TM receptor domain-containing protein — MMLLAMVERASLLLMALYFVTHMKIFQTIITKQSRSTLELTVLALFFTVFAIFSTYTGVHVEGSLVNVRIISIVSGGVLFGPWIGIPVGLISGVHRYLIDLNGPSSIPCLITSILAGILASVVHIRANYSNYAKYGFLVAASCEVLTMTLIIGLDQDTVLSHSIVNAIALPMILGSLCVILIIKWLQDMESEKDKIAAYQAKQALKVANQTLPHIRKNSNDALKQVCAIIKNECNADAVAITDTRDVQVYVGYREEQFSNHHTQISRMTQTAIKSGTIIESNNLQEHTFRSLMIIPLSDNSNVTGTLKIFFNKPHQITLALHEMAIGLSQLISTQLEVAKVEKLKTMANEAEFGALQNKINPHFLFNTLNAISTLIRIEPDKARDLVGKLAGFMRFNLENVDEMIPLESELQQVKDYVAIETARFGNKLNIEFDVDTVNTSLPPLLIQPLVENAIGHGIIPTGRGGTVLIRVKQNPHDIKVTVRDDGVGIPQSVIKQIYSGTIESKRIGLNNVHQRIKLLYGEGLMIERLDSGTCISFVIPTGQA, encoded by the coding sequence ATGATGCTATTAGCCATGGTGGAACGCGCATCTTTATTATTGATGGCGCTTTATTTCGTCACACATATGAAAATTTTTCAGACCATCATAACCAAACAGAGTCGTAGCACATTAGAGCTCACCGTATTAGCCCTTTTCTTTACCGTCTTTGCCATCTTTAGTACCTATACAGGGGTACATGTTGAAGGCTCCTTGGTGAACGTACGGATTATATCTATCGTATCTGGCGGTGTATTGTTTGGGCCTTGGATCGGTATCCCGGTGGGATTGATTTCTGGAGTTCATCGATATCTGATTGACCTTAATGGCCCCTCTTCCATCCCATGTTTGATTACTAGCATATTGGCCGGGATACTCGCTTCAGTGGTGCATATTCGCGCCAATTATTCCAACTATGCAAAATACGGCTTTTTAGTTGCCGCCAGTTGTGAAGTATTAACAATGACGCTGATCATTGGCTTAGACCAAGATACCGTACTGTCCCATTCTATCGTGAATGCGATTGCGCTACCGATGATCTTAGGTTCTTTGTGCGTCATCCTTATCATTAAATGGCTTCAGGATATGGAAAGCGAGAAAGACAAAATTGCGGCCTATCAAGCAAAGCAAGCCCTTAAGGTTGCCAACCAAACCCTGCCTCATATTCGAAAAAATTCCAATGATGCGCTTAAACAAGTTTGTGCCATTATTAAAAATGAATGTAACGCCGATGCTGTTGCCATTACCGACACCCGTGATGTGCAGGTTTATGTGGGATACAGAGAAGAGCAGTTTTCTAACCACCATACCCAAATTAGCCGTATGACCCAAACTGCGATAAAAAGCGGCACCATTATTGAAAGTAATAACCTGCAAGAGCATACCTTTCGTTCGTTAATGATCATCCCGTTATCCGACAACAGCAATGTAACTGGCACATTAAAGATCTTCTTTAACAAACCTCATCAAATCACTCTGGCTCTGCATGAAATGGCCATTGGTTTATCGCAGCTTATTTCGACACAACTAGAGGTTGCTAAGGTTGAAAAACTTAAGACGATGGCAAATGAGGCTGAGTTCGGTGCACTACAAAACAAGATTAACCCACATTTTCTATTTAACACGCTAAATGCCATATCAACCTTGATCCGTATCGAACCTGACAAAGCCAGAGATCTTGTGGGAAAATTGGCCGGATTTATGCGCTTCAATCTAGAAAATGTTGATGAGATGATCCCCCTTGAAAGCGAGCTACAGCAAGTAAAAGATTATGTAGCCATTGAAACAGCGCGCTTTGGAAACAAACTCAACATTGAGTTTGATGTCGATACTGTCAATACTTCTCTACCACCACTACTTATTCAACCGCTGGTTGAAAACGCTATCGGCCACGGCATCATCCCTACTGGGCGTGGTGGCACTGTATTAATTCGGGTTAAACAAAACCCCCACGATATTAAAGTAACTGTTCGTGATGATGGTGTGGGTATCCCGCAATCAGTTATTAAGCAGATTTATTCTGGTACTATCGAGTCGAAAAGGATTGGACTTAACAATGTTCACCAAAGAATTAAATTGCTATATGGTGAGGGGCTAATGATTGAACGCCTCGATTCAGGTACTTGTATCTCATTTGTAATTCCGACAGGGCAAGCATGA
- the cspE gene encoding transcription antiterminator/RNA stability regulator CspE has translation MSKATGTVKWFNETKGFGFISQDDGGADVFVHFRAIATDGFKTLAEGQKVSFDVEQGQKGPQAANVVVL, from the coding sequence ATGTCTAAAGCAACAGGCACAGTAAAGTGGTTCAACGAAACTAAAGGCTTCGGTTTTATCTCTCAAGATGATGGTGGCGCAGATGTATTCGTACACTTCCGTGCAATCGCAACTGACGGTTTCAAAACACTAGCAGAAGGTCAAAAGGTTTCTTTTGACGTTGAGCAAGGTCAAAAAGGCCCTCAAGCTGCAAACGTAGTTGTTCTATAA
- a CDS encoding helix-turn-helix domain-containing protein, with translation MPQKTKHIPVIQTQYARIFVELFAKHGFDLHQLLRDSELPADLMQQNSDFVPAQSLKRLIYLVSAQLGVTNLADLLTLAFRHNIIPKLVGRLNEYDTVGDVLKEADTIFSADSPGSTVYCDDEHGQLWFSRKTNIDADQPFQWNELFSILYIQEFISALTNQQWHANKVRLQGSEYDIVKSVLDDQCQIFISQDSTAVYIPPEIASHPLSLHQTSPQPITWHTSFTDSVFEALHPYCNEQSLNINEAAGILGFSVRTLQRKLKEEHTSFRKLKESIILSIACDLMEQDKSLTFISRQLGYQNISHFSRAFKRISGLTPKLYKKSLLNIDSLP, from the coding sequence ATGCCACAAAAAACCAAGCATATCCCTGTAATCCAAACTCAATACGCACGAATCTTCGTCGAATTGTTTGCAAAGCATGGATTTGACCTGCACCAACTACTACGAGATTCCGAACTGCCCGCAGATCTTATGCAACAAAATAGCGATTTTGTTCCAGCTCAAAGTTTAAAACGCCTTATCTATCTAGTTTCTGCGCAACTTGGAGTAACCAATCTTGCCGACCTACTAACATTAGCATTTCGACACAATATTATTCCTAAATTGGTAGGCCGTCTAAATGAGTATGATACCGTAGGTGATGTGCTCAAAGAGGCCGATACTATCTTTAGTGCGGACTCACCTGGCTCTACGGTATATTGCGATGACGAGCATGGGCAATTGTGGTTTAGTCGTAAAACGAATATTGACGCCGACCAGCCATTCCAATGGAACGAACTGTTCTCTATTTTGTATATTCAAGAGTTTATCAGTGCCCTTACCAACCAGCAGTGGCACGCGAACAAAGTTCGATTGCAAGGTAGTGAATACGATATTGTTAAATCTGTGCTAGATGATCAGTGTCAGATTTTTATCAGCCAAGACTCGACAGCGGTTTATATTCCACCGGAGATAGCCTCTCATCCGTTGTCGTTGCATCAAACCAGCCCACAGCCGATAACCTGGCATACCAGTTTTACCGATAGTGTATTTGAAGCGCTTCACCCATATTGTAATGAACAGAGCCTCAATATTAACGAGGCGGCAGGCATACTGGGGTTTTCGGTTCGTACTCTGCAACGAAAGTTAAAAGAAGAGCACACCAGCTTTCGCAAACTTAAAGAGAGCATAATATTGTCGATTGCATGTGATCTCATGGAACAAGATAAAAGCCTCACCTTTATATCTAGGCAGCTGGGCTATCAGAATATCTCGCACTTCTCCCGAGCATTTAAACGTATTTCAGGGCTAACCCCAAAGCTATACAAGAAGTCGTTATTGAACATTGACTCACTACCATAA
- a CDS encoding DUF4962 domain-containing protein: MSSDKALDAIRKMKLENDTSAGNLVDLLPIEVQKRDFDLSFLDTLSEERPRLLVQGKDLADFRSKVQADASYCMFDDFFNNSTKKFIDTAPYEEPQAYPEETVGKASLWRPYWRQMYVDCQMAMNATRNLSIAGVVKEDQELIQKAKDWTLKLATYDPDGVTSRGYNDEAAFRVVAAMAWGYDWLNSYFSEEELAIVREALVTRLDEIMHHLKVTVDLLNNPLNSHGVRSISSAIIPTCIALYHDHPKAGEYIAYALEYYAVHYPPWGGEDGGWAEGPDYWNTQTAFLGEAFDLLKAYCGVDMFNKTFYENTGDFPLYCMPVHSKRASFCDQSSIGDFPGLKLAYNIKHYAGVNQKPEYVWYYNQLKGRDTEAHTKFYNFGWWDFGYDDLRFNVLWDAPEEKAPSNDPLLKVFPITGWAAFHNKMTERDEHIHMVFKCSPFGSISHSHGDQNAFTLHAFGETLASVTGYYGGFGVDMHTKWRRHTFSKNLPLFGGKGQYGENKNTKFEGHQDRYCIEAGGNITDYDTESDVKFVEGDATSSYKFFTPEIESYKRKVWFVKGKVFVMQDKASFTEEKDLTWLMHTTFATEPEAKSFTIRGENAHLDVKFINDSADSIQSIVNVEGFGEVDPYEYEGLEIHRHVEAEFAASKQHNILTLLVPNKNEGQQVEVSHKQVGNTLELTVDGETVTIEL; encoded by the coding sequence ATGAGCAGTGATAAAGCACTTGATGCGATCAGGAAGATGAAGCTGGAGAACGATACTTCAGCTGGTAACCTAGTAGACCTACTTCCTATCGAAGTTCAAAAACGTGACTTCGACCTATCATTCCTAGATACCCTTAGTGAAGAGCGTCCACGCCTTCTCGTTCAAGGTAAAGATCTAGCTGATTTTCGTTCTAAAGTTCAAGCCGATGCGTCTTACTGCATGTTTGATGATTTCTTCAACAACTCTACGAAGAAATTTATAGATACAGCACCGTACGAAGAGCCTCAAGCATACCCTGAAGAAACTGTAGGTAAAGCGTCTTTGTGGCGTCCTTACTGGCGTCAGATGTATGTTGATTGCCAGATGGCAATGAACGCAACTCGTAACCTGTCAATCGCAGGCGTAGTGAAAGAAGACCAAGAGTTAATCCAAAAAGCGAAAGATTGGACTCTAAAACTTGCTACCTACGATCCAGACGGCGTAACTTCTCGTGGTTATAACGATGAAGCGGCTTTCCGTGTAGTTGCAGCTATGGCATGGGGTTATGACTGGCTAAATTCTTACTTCTCTGAAGAAGAACTAGCAATTGTTCGTGAAGCTCTTGTGACTCGTCTAGACGAAATCATGCACCACCTGAAAGTGACCGTTGATCTACTGAACAACCCACTAAACAGCCACGGTGTTCGTTCTATTTCTTCTGCTATCATCCCAACGTGTATCGCGCTTTACCACGATCACCCGAAAGCAGGCGAGTACATTGCATACGCACTAGAATACTACGCAGTACACTACCCACCATGGGGCGGTGAAGACGGTGGTTGGGCTGAAGGTCCTGACTACTGGAACACACAAACAGCATTCCTAGGTGAAGCATTTGACCTATTGAAAGCGTACTGTGGCGTAGATATGTTTAACAAAACATTCTACGAAAACACCGGTGACTTCCCACTATACTGCATGCCTGTTCACTCTAAGCGCGCAAGCTTCTGTGACCAGTCGTCAATCGGTGATTTCCCAGGTCTAAAACTGGCTTACAACATCAAGCACTATGCGGGTGTTAACCAAAAACCTGAGTACGTTTGGTACTACAACCAACTTAAAGGTCGTGATACTGAAGCTCATACTAAATTCTACAACTTCGGTTGGTGGGACTTCGGTTATGATGATCTTCGCTTTAACGTTCTTTGGGATGCACCAGAAGAGAAAGCGCCATCAAACGATCCATTGTTGAAAGTATTCCCAATCACAGGTTGGGCTGCATTCCACAACAAGATGACTGAGCGTGATGAGCATATCCATATGGTGTTCAAGTGTTCTCCATTTGGTTCAATCAGCCACTCTCATGGTGACCAAAACGCATTCACACTGCATGCATTTGGTGAAACCCTAGCTTCAGTAACGGGTTACTACGGTGGTTTCGGTGTGGATATGCACACTAAATGGCGTCGTCACACCTTCTCTAAGAACCTGCCTCTATTCGGTGGCAAGGGTCAATATGGTGAGAACAAGAATACTAAGTTTGAAGGTCACCAAGACCGTTACTGTATCGAAGCTGGTGGTAACATCACTGATTATGATACTGAATCAGACGTTAAATTTGTTGAAGGTGACGCAACATCTTCTTATAAGTTCTTTACTCCAGAAATCGAATCTTACAAACGTAAGGTATGGTTTGTGAAAGGTAAAGTCTTTGTAATGCAAGACAAAGCAAGCTTCACTGAAGAGAAAGACCTAACTTGGTTGATGCATACTACATTTGCAACTGAACCAGAAGCTAAGTCATTCACTATTCGTGGTGAGAACGCACATCTAGATGTTAAGTTCATCAACGACAGTGCTGATAGCATCCAGTCTATTGTAAACGTTGAAGGCTTTGGTGAAGTAGACCCTTACGAATATGAAGGTCTAGAAATTCATCGCCATGTAGAAGCTGAATTTGCAGCTTCAAAACAACACAACATCCTAACGCTTCTTGTTCCAAACAAGAACGAAGGTCAACAAGTTGAGGTTTCTCACAAGCAAGTGGGTAACACTCTAGAACTGACCGTTGATGGTGAGACAGTAACTATTGAGCTATAA
- a CDS encoding LytR/AlgR family response regulator transcription factor, translated as MMTTAILVEDEYLAREELKYLINKYSSIEIVAEFDDGLQALEYLQDAEIDIAFLDINLPSVNGMLLAKSLYNSKCPPKIIFTTAYREHAAEAFEIEAFDYILKPFSEVRVQKTLEKLTQQQVETSCAPELTPSNSDVKESLNLYQNNRIRIMPVTDIILACANGKITDVETIHGLFTSPMMLSDFVEQTNNPRFFRAHRSYWINLDKIEEIIPWASSTYRIKLNRSDTLVPVSRSNIKPFRELMGL; from the coding sequence ATGATGACAACCGCAATCTTAGTGGAAGACGAATATTTGGCTCGAGAGGAGCTCAAATATCTGATCAATAAATACAGCTCAATCGAAATCGTTGCGGAATTTGATGATGGGTTACAAGCTCTTGAGTATCTGCAAGATGCAGAAATCGATATCGCATTTTTAGATATTAACCTGCCATCGGTTAACGGCATGTTGTTAGCAAAAAGCCTGTATAACTCTAAATGCCCTCCGAAAATCATATTCACTACCGCCTATCGTGAACATGCCGCCGAAGCATTTGAAATTGAAGCTTTTGACTATATTCTTAAGCCATTTAGCGAAGTTAGGGTACAAAAGACCCTTGAAAAGCTCACCCAACAACAGGTCGAGACCTCTTGTGCGCCGGAATTAACTCCATCTAATAGTGATGTGAAAGAAAGCCTTAACCTATATCAAAATAACCGCATCCGAATCATGCCCGTCACCGACATTATCCTTGCATGTGCAAACGGTAAGATCACAGATGTCGAAACGATACACGGGCTATTCACTTCACCTATGATGCTCAGTGATTTTGTTGAGCAAACCAACAACCCACGCTTCTTTCGAGCCCATCGCTCATACTGGATAAACCTCGATAAGATTGAGGAGATTATTCCATGGGCTAGCAGTACCTATCGCATTAAACTTAATAGGTCAGATACCTTGGTTCCCGTCAGCCGGTCTAATATAAAACCATTTAGGGAGTTAATGGGATTGTAA
- a CDS encoding S41 family peptidase — MLNRLAQAFGLFVVSTAVSVAAPADQVTTPNSTNWYRDVAVSPDGSQVVFRYAGQLWLVPSKGGDAIPLTSESVYSSHPIWSPNNQTIAFMSNRYGSGDVFTMNVDSGELQRLTYHPSGDVPYAFSSDGNTVYFESRRIGRTDVNVNNGYSGAAYYLYSVAAKGGREHLVLGNGISSFASAHNKQSFLYTDRPSFNEQPWRKHHTSSAARDIWLYQDGKHLQLTKFKGEDRDAHWSADDNAMYYLSERSGSFNVWRKDLSNLSAKPEQQTFFDKHPIRTLSVSNNNDLAFSYDGDVWIKPSADAKPHRIDIRIRKQGMQNGERNVNLSYQASQFAVSPSGSEAAIVARGDIFVVSMSSGSVVRVTHTAAQERDVSFSADGKSLYYSSERNGNWDIFKSEIDASQEGFIGATKITETAITNTPKDETQPSLSPDNLKLAYRVDTYSLVVETLKDQSIMPLIKADELYSYARGDWDYNWSPDSRYLISRNGSILGTNKIVMLDTSKPDSREVISNSGFMKYAPIFSKDGQIAYWLTTKDGVTQLDGSPTQIDVYGVALNKFTEYNWFKHQDAHEIKANTEAKQGKQKHKEGKAKPQPTQVDLKGLDQRLHRLTPFSLEIEFAALSSDNKDLLVAYSQKENLVFASFNVATGEFKPLFTRPEASVKQITLAEDGASIAILGNGTVEKYNLATHQSKVQAFDLQAEFDFAKERDYIFSHVWRLTQKHFYDAKLHGVDWAGLKESYARHLPSIHTYQDFSILLSEMVGELNASHTGAYYFGQGQDWEKVASLGLFYDDRYEGDGVRVDQVLPNGPSDLPNAPIVAGTIIKAVNGKAISKSDDIYPYLRNLVDKPTTLSVVKPNEDKATDVQVFPVGYRDEYRLSYHYWVENNKQLTKSLSKGKIGYVHIPAMNSESYKNLVDKLFGENSDKDAVVIDIRYNGGGNLHDQIVDLLSGVEYGSAVSRDGYKAASFPLKRWTKPTILLVNASCYSDASVVAKLYQDNKLGKVVGDSVPGTGTFVNWQKQQNPLLIYGVPQLGMKDAKGRWLENQDIVPDVTVHNYPNSIARNRDVQLETAVKQLMSEVKSK, encoded by the coding sequence GTGTTAAACCGCTTAGCTCAAGCATTCGGTCTATTTGTGGTCTCAACAGCGGTAAGTGTTGCCGCACCAGCAGATCAGGTAACGACTCCGAATTCTACAAATTGGTATCGTGATGTCGCTGTGTCTCCCGATGGATCTCAGGTCGTATTTCGATATGCAGGTCAACTTTGGTTAGTTCCAAGTAAAGGGGGGGATGCTATCCCTTTAACCAGTGAGTCTGTTTATAGTAGTCACCCTATCTGGTCTCCAAATAATCAAACGATCGCTTTTATGTCGAACCGCTATGGTTCGGGTGACGTATTTACTATGAACGTCGATTCTGGTGAATTACAGCGTTTGACCTATCACCCAAGTGGCGACGTTCCCTATGCATTTAGCTCTGATGGTAACACGGTGTATTTTGAATCTCGTCGTATTGGACGCACCGATGTCAATGTAAACAACGGTTATTCAGGCGCGGCTTATTATCTGTATTCTGTGGCCGCGAAGGGAGGCCGTGAGCACCTAGTGTTAGGCAACGGTATTAGTAGCTTTGCCAGTGCGCATAATAAGCAGAGCTTCTTATATACAGATAGACCATCGTTCAATGAGCAGCCATGGAGAAAACATCATACTTCTTCAGCGGCGCGTGATATTTGGCTCTATCAAGATGGTAAACACTTGCAGTTGACTAAGTTCAAAGGTGAGGACCGCGATGCTCATTGGTCTGCTGATGATAATGCAATGTATTATCTCTCAGAGCGCTCAGGTTCATTCAACGTTTGGCGTAAAGATCTCAGCAATTTATCGGCAAAACCAGAGCAGCAAACCTTCTTTGATAAACACCCAATACGTACATTGTCGGTGAGCAATAATAACGACTTGGCATTTAGTTACGATGGTGATGTGTGGATTAAACCCTCTGCGGATGCAAAACCACATCGAATTGATATACGTATTCGCAAGCAGGGTATGCAAAATGGTGAACGTAACGTAAATCTGAGCTATCAAGCATCACAGTTTGCCGTATCGCCATCTGGCTCTGAAGCTGCGATTGTCGCTCGTGGCGACATCTTTGTGGTTTCTATGTCATCTGGCAGTGTAGTGCGTGTCACTCATACTGCGGCGCAAGAGCGAGATGTATCGTTCTCTGCAGATGGCAAATCGCTCTATTACAGCTCTGAGCGAAATGGTAATTGGGATATATTCAAAAGCGAGATAGATGCTTCACAAGAAGGCTTTATTGGTGCAACTAAAATCACTGAAACCGCTATCACCAATACTCCTAAGGATGAAACCCAGCCGTCACTCTCTCCTGACAACCTAAAACTGGCGTATCGAGTCGATACTTATAGCTTAGTTGTAGAGACCCTAAAAGATCAGTCAATTATGCCGCTGATCAAAGCCGATGAATTGTATTCTTACGCTCGTGGAGATTGGGATTACAACTGGTCACCAGATAGTCGCTATCTGATTTCTCGCAACGGCAGCATCTTAGGTACCAACAAGATTGTTATGTTGGATACCTCAAAGCCTGACAGTAGGGAAGTGATCAGTAATAGCGGATTTATGAAATATGCTCCGATCTTTTCTAAAGATGGTCAAATAGCATATTGGCTTACAACCAAAGACGGTGTGACTCAGTTGGATGGATCTCCGACACAGATCGATGTCTATGGAGTAGCATTAAATAAGTTCACTGAATACAACTGGTTCAAGCATCAAGATGCTCATGAGATAAAAGCCAACACGGAAGCTAAACAAGGTAAACAAAAACACAAAGAAGGTAAGGCTAAGCCGCAACCAACTCAGGTTGACCTGAAGGGCCTTGATCAGCGTTTGCATCGCTTAACGCCATTCTCGTTAGAGATTGAATTTGCCGCTTTATCTTCCGACAATAAAGATTTATTAGTTGCTTATTCTCAAAAAGAGAACTTGGTGTTTGCAAGCTTTAACGTTGCTACTGGAGAGTTTAAGCCACTATTTACTCGTCCTGAAGCCAGTGTTAAGCAAATTACATTAGCAGAAGATGGCGCATCTATTGCCATACTTGGAAATGGAACGGTTGAGAAATACAACTTAGCTACTCATCAATCAAAAGTGCAAGCCTTTGATCTTCAAGCGGAGTTTGATTTTGCCAAAGAGCGAGACTATATCTTCAGTCATGTATGGAGACTCACTCAGAAGCACTTTTATGATGCCAAATTACACGGTGTAGATTGGGCCGGATTGAAAGAGAGCTATGCACGTCACTTACCATCGATTCATACCTATCAAGACTTCTCTATACTACTAAGCGAAATGGTAGGAGAGTTAAATGCATCTCACACCGGAGCATATTACTTCGGTCAAGGTCAGGACTGGGAGAAGGTAGCAAGCCTAGGTTTGTTCTATGATGATCGCTATGAAGGCGATGGGGTGCGAGTTGATCAAGTTCTACCAAACGGACCATCTGACTTACCAAATGCCCCAATTGTCGCGGGCACTATTATTAAGGCGGTTAACGGCAAGGCAATTAGCAAGTCCGATGATATCTATCCTTATCTACGAAATTTAGTTGATAAGCCGACCACATTGTCCGTGGTTAAACCGAATGAAGATAAAGCAACCGATGTTCAAGTATTCCCTGTAGGGTATCGCGATGAATATCGTCTCTCTTATCATTATTGGGTTGAAAACAACAAACAACTTACTAAGTCATTGTCTAAAGGGAAGATAGGCTACGTGCATATTCCCGCGATGAACTCGGAAAGCTACAAGAACCTAGTTGATAAACTGTTTGGTGAAAATAGCGATAAAGATGCGGTTGTTATCGACATTCGATATAACGGTGGTGGTAATCTGCATGACCAAATTGTCGATCTTTTGTCTGGTGTAGAGTATGGCTCAGCGGTAAGTCGCGATGGCTATAAAGCGGCGAGCTTCCCGCTAAAACGCTGGACTAAACCGACGATATTACTGGTAAATGCATCCTGTTACTCGGATGCTTCGGTTGTGGCTAAGCTTTATCAAGATAATAAATTAGGTAAGGTTGTAGGGGACTCGGTTCCAGGCACTGGCACCTTTGTTAACTGGCAGAAACAGCAAAATCCGCTGTTGATTTACGGTGTTCCACAATTGGGAATGAAAGATGCCAAAGGTCGTTGGTTAGAAAATCAAGATATCGTGCCAGATGTCACGGTACACAACTACCCGAATAGCATTGCTCGTAACCGAGATGTACAGCTAGAGACAGCAGTAAAACAGCTTATGAGTGAAGTTAAGTCCAAATAA
- a CDS encoding OFA family MFS transporter, producing MSNPIRPRDKWFTLIGTVLIEFALGSVYTWSLFNAHLADKLDEPVKQVAFAFGLLSLALAVASSLSGKLQERFGAKKVLVFSGLLLGASLYLTSISSSLTALYLCAGFLVGFADGTGYLLALTNCIKFFPNNKGIASACAIGAYGLGSLGFKYINMYTLTHFGLDHAFDVWGVIAMVLVLIGALLVVEAPKTTAQPSNNAQTPTHGSFTLKQAMSKPQFYMLALMFTTVCMSGLYAIGIAKDIGQNYVHLSAGIAATAVSVIAVANLGGRIVLGVLSDKITRVYVITIALVICLAGVSTLIFIAPTLHTFYLSLACIAFSFGGTITVYPSLVSDFFGLENVAKNYGIIYLGFGIGSFAGSLIASLFGGFLATFHVMLALIVISIVLSLIIKKPNYSFAIN from the coding sequence ATGAGCAATCCTATTCGTCCACGTGACAAATGGTTTACCCTAATCGGCACTGTACTGATCGAATTTGCCCTAGGTTCGGTTTATACCTGGAGCCTATTTAACGCCCACTTGGCAGACAAACTTGATGAACCAGTGAAGCAAGTTGCTTTTGCATTCGGTCTATTGAGCCTTGCATTAGCCGTTGCCTCTTCGCTTTCCGGTAAACTGCAAGAGCGTTTTGGCGCTAAGAAAGTGTTAGTTTTCTCAGGACTGTTACTTGGAGCAAGCCTCTATCTAACCTCAATCTCATCTAGCCTAACAGCTCTGTATCTTTGTGCTGGCTTCTTGGTTGGATTCGCAGACGGTACTGGTTACCTACTTGCCCTTACTAACTGCATTAAGTTCTTCCCAAATAACAAAGGCATTGCTTCTGCATGTGCGATCGGTGCATACGGCTTGGGTAGCTTAGGCTTCAAATACATCAACATGTACACCTTAACTCACTTTGGCCTTGACCATGCGTTTGATGTTTGGGGCGTAATTGCAATGGTGCTGGTTTTGATTGGTGCATTACTTGTTGTTGAAGCACCAAAGACAACAGCGCAGCCATCAAACAACGCACAGACACCAACCCATGGTAGCTTTACTCTAAAACAAGCCATGAGCAAACCTCAGTTTTACATGTTGGCTCTAATGTTCACCACTGTATGCATGTCAGGTCTGTATGCTATCGGTATTGCTAAAGACATCGGCCAAAACTACGTTCACTTATCAGCAGGCATCGCCGCTACAGCGGTTTCAGTTATTGCGGTTGCAAACCTAGGCGGTCGTATCGTACTTGGTGTACTTTCGGACAAAATTACACGCGTATACGTTATTACTATTGCACTTGTAATATGTCTTGCGGGTGTGAGCACCTTGATCTTCATCGCGCCAACACTGCATACCTTCTATCTATCACTAGCATGTATTGCGTTTAGCTTTGGCGGCACAATCACCGTTTACCCTTCTTTGGTAAGTGACTTCTTTGGCCTAGAAAATGTAGCGAAAAACTACGGCATTATTTATCTAGGGTTTGGTATCGGTAGCTTTGCAGGTTCTCTAATTGCCTCGTTATTTGGCGGATTCCTAGCAACCTTCCACGTAATGTTAGCGCTGATTGTTATTTCAATTGTCCTGTCGCTAATAATCAAAAAACCAAACTACTCATTCGCTATCAACTAA